ATTCAGATACAGGCTCAGGTTTTAGACAACACAAATGTTTATATTACTAACTTTTTACACTTCGCCTGCATGCTAGGTcagtgcttattattattattattattattattattattattattattattattattattagcagctCTGGTAATCATTTGTAGAACATCTTCTGCATCCAACTTCTTTAATgcaaacaaattattatttcaataagaaaaacaacaaaatgtctttttatcaTATTCTAAATCATGTTTAATGAAAGTCTCAGCCATAATAATCTTTCCTTATCGGTGATCAAGATGAACTGTAAACATATTTTCCCTAGATTAGACAATTTCCTGCTTCAGTCTGTACTTTACGATAAATGCTATAAGATTTGAGTTTTATTTTGATCTGTTCTGTGGAAAGAACTTTAAGATTTGGGATGAATAAAGATCACAATATTATTATTGCTctagatttttattataaatatgactgtacacatacatatagcagaattgacaataaagttgactttgactttgactttgattgGGAAAAGGTGAAATAGAAATACTGACTTTGCACTAAGCAAGACTGTACACTaactgtttacttatttattgcGTAATATGTGTGTGATTACGTAAAACTCACAatttacactgtgtgttcagAAACTCAGTTCCAGCATCAGATGCTCTCAATAAACATTTTCCCAtcctacagtgtttttttttataattagttATACATTTCTCAGTACTAAGTTCACTTGTCAGAACTCTTCACACAGTTCTCTTTACCAGCACCTCATCTCCACAAATGCACTAAAACTACtgaaacacttcacacacacctcaaactcAACTCATTTTCCCTGAACAACTAACAAAGGTCCTCAACAAGAACATGTTATGATTCACAACACAATGAcctgaaaaacactgacaagcaGGTAACAGTACACAATTATCATTTGGACtttgattttacacacaaaccaacattttattacaaaacacGGTATTTCTTTATAGTATAGGAATGAATCAGAAATGCTGCAGTGTACTTCATTGTGCTATATTTTTTTGCAGGATGTAACtggaaaatattacaaaatatttttttgtacatcTGGTGTTGAGATCTGAGATGGTGTAATACCATAGCGATACAAAGTGCAGAGAAGGGGTGGAGTCTCAGCTCAAAGAGTTTAAATACATACAAGCTGGAGAAAGTGTTCAGAGTACACacaagactgagagagagagaagagaaaataaacaacatgagCTTTCTACTGCAAATTCTTAtcgctctgtttctctctctgcttggGGGACTTTACGTCCTTGGAGCCTTCCGCCGTCGAAGGTCTGGAGAACCTCCTCTGGATAAAGGTCCTCTTCCATGGCTGGGACATGTTCTGGAGTTCAGGAGGGACACGGCGAAGTTTCTAGAGAGGATGAGAAAGAAGCATGGGGATATTTTCACTGTGCAGCTGGGAGGGTTTTACTTCACTTTCCTCACGGACCCACTGTCCTTCGGCTCGGTGGTTAAAGAGGCCCGGGCCAAACTGGACTTTAATGAGTTCGCTAAGCACCTGGTCCAGCGTGTTTTTGGCTACGATCCCTTAGAAGATGACCACAAGCTCATTCAGGCATCCAGCAACAAGCATCTGATGGGTGATGGTCTGGTGATGATAACACAAGCCATGATGAACAACCTGCAGAACCTCATGCTGCACAGTATCAAGTCTGGAAATGATGATGAAAGGCTGTGGCAGGAGGATGGGCTCTTCGCTTACTGCTATAACATCGTGTTCCGCGCCGGATATCTGGCGCTTTTTGGAAATGAAGTAGCCAAGACTTCAGGAAGCGTGGACAAAGCAAAGGAGCTCGACCGAAAGGTGTCAGATGAGCTCTTTTATGAGTTCCGTAAATATGATCAACTTTTCCCAAAGCTGGCTTATGGAGTTCTGGGACCATCTGAGAAAATGGAAGCAGAGAGGCTAAAGAGACTTTTCTGGAACGTCCTCTCTGTGATGAAGGTGAACACCAAAGAGAACATTAGCGGCTGGGTGTCTGAATCACAGCAGATGCGTGCCGAGCGTGGAATGCATGAGTCCATGCAGGACAGACACATGTTCCTGCTCCTGTGGGCGTCCCAGGGTAACACAGGTCCCGCTTCATTCTggcttctcctcttcctcatgaAGCACCCGGAGGCCATGAAGGCGGTGAAGAGCGAGGTCGATGAGGTTCTGCGTGAAACCGGACAGGAGGTGAAGCGTGGTGGCCCGCTGATTAACCTGACTCGAGACATGCTGCTCAAAACCCCGGTTCTGGACAGCGCCGTGGATGAGAGTCTGCGAATGACGGCTGCTCCCGTGCTCACACGAGCCGTTCTGGAGGACATGAGCCTGAAAATGGACAATGGGCGCGAATACAAGATCCGCAAAGGTGACCGTGTGGCCCTCTTCCCCTACACTGCTGTCCAGATGGACCCGGAGGTGCACCCTGATCCACACACCTTCAAGTACAACCGCTTCCTCACACCTGATGGTGGAAAAAAGACCGAATTCTacaaaggaggaaagaaagtgAAGTACTACAACATGCCGTGGGGTGCCGGGGTCAGCATGTGTCCTGGGAGGTTCTTCGCCGTCAACGAGCTCAAGCAGTTCGTCTTCCTCATGCTCACATATTTTGACTTTGAGTTGAAGAACCCAGATGAAGAGATCCCAGACATCGATGTGAGGCGGTGGGGATTCGGGACCATGCAGCCAACACGTGACATCCCATTCAGATACAGGCTCAGGTTTTAGACAACacaaatgtttatattacaaacCTTTTACACTTTGCCTGCATGCTAGGTcagtgcttattattattattattattattagcagctCTGGTAATCATTTGTAGAACATCTTCTGCATCCAACTTCTTTAATgcaaacaaattattatttcaataagaaaaacaacaaaatgtctttttatcaTATTCTAAATCATGTTTAATGAAAGTCTCAGCCATAATAATCTTTCCTTATCGGTGATCAAGATGAACTGTAAACATATTTTCCCTAGAGTAGACAATTTCCTGCTTCAGTCTGTACTTTATGATAAATGCTATAAGATTTGAGTTTTATTTTGATCTGTTCTATGGAAAGAACTTTAAGATTTGGGATGAATAAAGATCACACTATTATTATTGCTctagatttttattataaatatgactgtacacatacatatagcagaattgacaataaagttgactttgactttgactttgattgGGAAAAGGTGAAATAGAAATACTGACTTTGCACTAAGCAAGACTGTACACTaactgtttacttatttattgcGTAATATGTGTGTGATTACGTAAAACTCACAatttacactgtgtgttcagAAACTCAGTTCCAGCATCAGATGCTCTCAATAAACATTTTCCCAtcctacagtgtttttttttataattagttATACATTTCTCAGTACTAAGTTCACTTGTCAGAACTCTTCACACAGTTCTCTTTACCAGCACCTCATCTCCACAAATGCACTAAAACTACtgaaacacttcacacacacctcaaactcAACTCATTTTCCCTGAACAACTAACAAAGGTCCTCGCTCAACAAGAACATGTTATGATTCACAACACAATGAcctgaaaaacactgacaagcaGGTAACAGTACACAATTATCATTTGGACtttgattttacacacaaaccAACATTTAATTACAAAACACGGTATTTCTTTATAGTATAGGAATGAATCAGAAATGCTGCAGTGTACTTCATTGTGCTATATTTTTTTGCAGGATGTAACtggaaaatattacaaaatatttttttgtacatcTGGTGTTGAGATGATCTAATTCCACAGAGATGCAAAGTGCAGAGGAGGGGTGGAGTCTCAGCTCAAAGAGTTTAAATACATACAAGCTGGAGAAAGTGTTCAGAGTACACAcatgactgagagagagagaagagaaaataaacaacatgagCTTTCTACTGCAAATTCTTATcgctttgtttctctctctgcttggGGGACTTTACGTCCTTGGAGCCTTCCGCCGTCGAAGGTCTGGAGAACCTCCTCTGGATAAAGGTCCTCTTCCATGGCTGGGACATGTTCTGGAGTTCAGGAGGGACACGGCGAAGTTTCTAGAGAGGATGAGAAAGAAGCATGGGGATATTTTCACTGTGCAGCTGGGAGGGTTTTACTTCACTTTCCTCACGGACCCACTGTCCTTCGGCTCGGTGGTTAAAGAGGCCCGGGCCAAACTGGACTTTAATGAGTTCGCTAAGCACCTGGTCCAGCGTGTTTTTGGCTACGATCCCTTAGAAGATGACCACAAGCTCATTCAGGCATCCAGCAACAAGCATCTGATGGGTGCTGGCCTGGTGGTGATAACACAAGCCATGATGAACAACCTGCAGAACCTCATGCTGCACAGTATCAAATCTGGAAGTGATGATGAAAGGCTGTGGCAGGAGGATGGGCTCTTCGCTTACTGCTATAACATCGTGTTCCGCGCCGGATATCTGGCGCTTTTTGGAAATGAAGTAGCCAAGACTTCAGGAAGCGTGGACAAAGCAAAGGAGCTCGACCGAAAGGTGTCAGATGAGCTCTTTTATGAGTTCCGTAAATATGATCAACTTTTCCCAAAGCTGGCTTATGGAGTTCTAGGACCATCTGAGAAAATGGAAGCAGAGAGGCTAAAGAGACTTTTCTGGAACGTCCTCTCTGTGAAGaaggtgaacaccaaggagaACATTAGCGGCTGGGTGTCTGAATCACAGCAGATGCGTGCCGAGCGTGGAATGCATGAGTCCATGCAGGACAGACACATGTTCCTGCTCCTGTGGGCGTCCCAGGGTAACACAGGTCCCGCTTCATTCTggcttctcctcttcctcatgaAGCACCCGGAGGCCATGAAGGCGGTGAAGAGCGAGGTCGATGAGGTTCTGCGTGAAACCGGACAGGAGGTGAAGCGTGGTGGCCCGCTGATTAACCTGACTCGAGACATGCTGCTCAAAACCCCGGTTCTGGACAGCGCCGTGGATGAGAGTCTGCGAATGACGGCTGCTCCCGTGCTCACACGAGCCGTTCTGGAGGACATGAGCCTGAAAATGGACAATGGGCGCGAATACAAGATCCGCAAAGGTGACCGTGTGGCCCTCTTCCCCTACACTGCTGTCCAGATGGACCCGGAGGTGCACCCTGATCCACACACCTTCAAGTACAACCGCTTCCTCACACCTGATGGTGGAAAAAAGACCGAATTCTacaaaggaggaaagaaagtgAAGTACTACAACATGCCGTGGGGTGCCGGGGTCAGCATGTGTCCTGGGAGGTTCTTCGCCGTCAACGAGCTCAAGCAGTTCGTCTTCCTCATGCTCACATATTTTGACTTTGAGTTGAAGAACCCAGATGAAGAGATCCCAGACATCGATGTGAGGCGGTGGGGATTCGGGACCATGCAGCCAACACGTGACATCCCATTCAGATACAGGCTCAGGTTTTAGACAACACAAATGTTTATATTACTAACCTTTTACACTTCGCCTGCATGCTAGGTcagtgcttattattattattattattattagcagctCAGGTAATCATTTGTAGAACATCTTCTGCATCCAACTTCTTTAATgcaaacaaattattatttcaataagaaaaacaacaaaatgtctttttatcaTATTCTAAATCATGTTTAATGAAAGTCTCAGCCAAATAATCTTTCCTTATCGGTGATCAAGATGAACTGTAAACATTTTCCCTAGATTAGGCAATTTCCTGCTTCAGTCTGTATATAAATGCTATAAGATTTGAGTTTTATTTTGATCTGTTCTATCGAAAGAAGTTTAAGTTTTGGGATGAATAAAGATCACACTATTATTATTGCTctagatttttattataaatatgattgGGAAAAGGTGAAATACTGACTTTGCACTAAGCAAGATTGTAAACTATCTGTTTACTTATTAATTGCataatatgtgtgtgattatgcAAATCTCACACAATTTACAAAGTGTGAAACGGTTCAGAAACTCAGTTCTAGCATCAGATGCTCTGAATAAACATTTTCCCAtcctacagtgttttttttacacaatatcCATTTGGCTTTGATTTTATACACAAACcaacattttattacaaaacacAGTATTTCTTTATAGTATAGGAATGAATCAGAAATGCTGCAGTCTACTTCATTGTTTTTAGAGCATAGGACCTATTGGCCATTAGTATTTGAAAGATAGGAGTGAATAAGTCTTAGTAGagaattataaataaagtgagCCATTGAGCCTGTCTGTGCACATATAATGATGGCCATTGAGCTCTAGAGTACAGTTCAGTGGTGTGTAGAGTATTTGCAGTCAGTAATGGACAGTGCTCAACTGatcaatggttaaggctctgggatactgatcagaaggttggagATTTAAGCCCTGGCACTGCCCTTAACCGTCTCTGCTCCAGGGCTCATGGGATCAGGTACCAACTTCCTAAAAAGCTGCTCTTGTGAAaagaagaatttcactgtattttattaGGGCAGTGATGGCTCAACGGTTAAGACCAAGGGTTCAAGCCGCAGCACTGCCACTGGCTTGAGCAAGGCCGTGACCGTCTCTGTTCCAGGGTTGCCTTATCATGGCTGACTCTGCACTTTGACCCCAGCTTCTTAACAGGCTGGGGTATGTGAAGAAAGCATTTTCTAATCTTAAACAGTTCACACAGTACTACCTCCATCCCTGCCATTTGCACATCACTTGGACTTTACTGCCTCATTGTCTCTTTGCACTTTACACTTAATGCGATTTGCTGTTTTGCACTTCGTcttagatgctaactgcattggCTTTGGCTTTGTAATCAGCTCAATGACAATACAGTTGAATCTAGACTAATCTTATCTAATAAACCATAACACACAGTGATATACACTGTCTAGGATAAACATTGGGCAGAGCTGGCATGTATAGTAGATTACCATAATATCTGAGACACGAAAAAGgtagaatcaaatcaaatcaacatttatttctatagcacgTTTAAAATCAACACATGTTGACCAAAGTGCTTCACATTCTCAACAttaccacaaaaaaacaaacacaaattaaGAACACACCCAATACAGTACACTACTCAGACTCCTCCCCTAAGGGCAGATGTAGGAAATAGAGTAGAGATGCATTTTCAACAATGATTTAAAACATACCAAAAATTTGCAGGAGCTAATATGAGGTGGGAGGCTATTCCAGAGCCGTGGAGCTGCCACAGAGAAGGCACGATCACCTTTAGTCTTTAATCTTGATTTCGAAACATTCAGAATGAGACTCTGAGACGATCTTAGCGGTCTAACTAGTGCAGTGCCATTGCAACAGGCTAGAGATATACTCAGGGGCAAGACCAAGTAACCCTTTAAAAACCATTAGCAAAACCTTATATTGCACTCTAAACTCCACAGGCAGCCAGTGCAGAGAGGCCAGCACCGGAGATATACTAGAGCATTTCCTCGTCCCAGTCAACAGTCTGGCCGCTGCATTTTGCACTAATTGCAGCCGAGCAAGCATATTCTTGGAGAGCCCCAGATATAAAGAATTGCAATAATCTAGTCtggatgaaataaaagcatgaatcATAGTCTCCAAATCTTTAAAATTCAAGAAACTCTTCAATTTGGCAATGCCCCTCAGTTGAAAGAAACTACATTTAACCACAGCATTGATTTGTCTATCAAATTTCAGCTCTGAGTCAAAAATCACCCCAAGGTTCCTGGACTAATATTATACACGGTACTGTGCAGTAGATAGACAGCTTATCACAAAGGTTgttaatatataaacagaaCAATATGGGACCTAGAAGAGAAATGGCCTTGACTGAGGAGGTACACCTGGCTATCTGTACGCATTGTGCTCTAGCGCTGAGAGATATTTAGTAAACCAAGCAACAGCCTGATTAAACAACCAAAGCTGAGCAATCTGTTTAAAAGTATACAATGATCAATACAAAGACCAGTGAATTAAGCAGCACTTTAAGCAGCACTATTTCTTACAGTCCAATGCCTCAGTAATGTCATCCACAACTTTGAAAAGCAgaacttttcttttctaaaacCAGATtgaaaaacagataaaatatcAAGATTCTTTAAAGCTCTGTGTACCTCAGTAACAGAAACTGAAATAACTgattgtgtgtattattatttctgaacaTAAAATGGGTCTTTTGTTCAACATGACCAAACCATTCAGGATTTaaagaatcaaataaaaatccagaagaaataaaatgcagaaaaatggtTTATTAGACAGAATGCAGGAAAATCAGGCAAGTCTGTGTAGTGAAATTTGCTATTGTCCAAAATTTCTTTTGa
This genomic interval from Pangasianodon hypophthalmus isolate fPanHyp1 chromosome 4, fPanHyp1.pri, whole genome shotgun sequence contains the following:
- the LOC117597198 gene encoding 5-beta-cholestane-3-alpha,7-alpha-diol 12-alpha-hydroxylase-like, which gives rise to MSFLLQILIALFLSLLGGLYVLGAFRRRRSGEPPLDKGPLPWLGHVLEFRRDTAKFLERMRKKHGDIFTVQLGGFYFTFLTDPLSFGSVVKEARAKLDFNEFAKHLVQRVFGYDPLEDDHKLIQASSNKHLMGDGLVMITQAMMNNLQNLMLHSIKSGNDDERLWQEDGLFAYCYNIVFRAGYLALFGNEVAKTSGSVDKAKELDRKVSDELFYEFRKYDQLFPKLAYGVLGPSEKMEAERLKRLFWNVLSVMKVNTKENISGWVSESQQMRAERGMHESMQDRHMFLLLWASQGNTGPASFWLLLFLMKHPEAMKAVKSEVDEVLRETGQEVKRGGPLINLTRDMLLKTPVLDSAVDESLRMTAAPVLTRAVLEDMSLKMDNGREYKIRKGDRVALFPYTAVQMDPEVHPDPHTFKYNRFLTPDGGKKTEFYKGGKKVKYYNMPWGAGVSMCPGRFFAVNELKQFVFLMLTYFDFELKNPDEEIPDIDVRRWGFGTMQPTRDIPFRYRLRF
- the LOC113524124 gene encoding 5-beta-cholestane-3-alpha,7-alpha-diol 12-alpha-hydroxylase-like gives rise to the protein MSFLLQILIALFLSLLGGLYVLGAFRRRRSGEPPLDKGPLPWLGHVLEFRRDTAKFLERMRKKHGDIFTVQLGGFYFTFLTDPLSFGSVVKEARAKLDFNEFAKHLVQRVFGYDPLEDDHKLIQASSNKHLMGAGLVVITQAMMNNLQNLMLHSIKSGSDDERLWQEDGLFAYCYNIVFRAGYLALFGNEVAKTSGSVDKAKELDRKVSDELFYEFRKYDQLFPKLAYGVLGPSEKMEAERLKRLFWNVLSVKKVNTKENISGWVSESQQMRAERGMHESMQDRHMFLLLWASQGNTGPASFWLLLFLMKHPEAMKAVKSEVDEVLRETGQEVKRGGPLINLTRDMLLKTPVLDSAVDESLRMTAAPVLTRAVLEDMSLKMDNGREYKIRKGDRVALFPYTAVQMDPEVHPDPHTFKYNRFLTPDGGKKTEFYKGGKKVKYYNMPWGAGVSMCPGRFFAVNELKQFVFLMLTYFDFELKNPDEEIPDIDVRRWGFGTMQPTRDIPFRYRLRF